The following are encoded in a window of Magnolia sinica isolate HGM2019 chromosome 11, MsV1, whole genome shotgun sequence genomic DNA:
- the LOC131219042 gene encoding uncharacterized protein LOC131219042, whose protein sequence is MEKKQGFFSSLKEEVVRGLSPSRSRTKSSMSGLLSRRKHHYQVAQPEALIPRSGSLRPVMEGPDPDGYGGDGGDGKKDGWGHWMKGQLSRAPSVSSSASTGYKRSDLRLLLGVMGAPLAPVHVSSAEPLPHLSIKDTPIETSSAQYILQQFTAASGGQRLQSSIRNAYAMGKVKMVASEFETANKVTRHRSTSRAAESGGFVLWQMMPDMWYVELAVGGMKVHAGCNGKLVWRHTPWLGVHAAKGPVRPLRRALQGLDPRTMASMFTDARCIGEKKVSGEDCFILKLCTDPHTLKARSEGPAEIIRHVLFGYFNQKTGLLVQMEDSHLTRIQTNSGDTVYWETTINSFLNDYRPVDGIMIAHSGHSIVTLFKFGEMAMSHTKTRMEEVWTIEEVAFNIPGLSMDCFIPPADIRCGSISETCELPHGERGKTAAGTHRSKVAALEKPNNNQDNFKWKVEV, encoded by the exons ATGGAGAAAAAGCAAGGCTTCTTCTCATCACTGAAAGAAGAGGTCGTACGTGGCCTCTCCCCTTCAAGATCGAGGACCAAGAGCTCCATGTCGGGGCTTTTGAGTCGGAGGAAGCATCATTACCAGGTGGCGCAACCTGAGGCGTTGATTCCAAGATCAGGGAGTTTGAGGCCGGTCATGGAAGGGCCTGATCCGGATGGGTACGGTGGTGATGGAGGGGATGGGAAGAAGGATGGTTGGGGCCATTGGATGAAGGGCCAACTGTCGAGGGCCCCATCGGTGTCTTCATCAGCGTCGACAGGTTACAAGAGGTCGGATCTGCGGCTGCTGCTTGGAGTCATGGGTGCGCCGCTCGCACCAGTCCACGTTAGCTCTGCAGAGCCTTTGCCGCACCTCAGCATCAAGGATACGCCCatt GAAACTTCGTCTGCTCAGTACATACTGCAGCAATTCACGGCTGCCTCAGGCGGGCAAAGGCTGCAGAGCTCTATCCGTAATGCATATGCAATGGGAAAGGTGAAGATGGTAGCTTCTGAGTTTGAGACGGCTAATAAGGTTACGAGGCATCGGAGCACATCCAGAGCTGCTGAATCAGGTGGGTTTGTCTTGTGGCAGATGATGCCGGACATGTGGTATGTGGAGCTCGCAGTTGGTGGTATGAAAGTTCATGCTGGTTGCAATGGCAAGCTTGTCTGGAGGCACACACCGTGGCTCGGCGTCCATGCTGCCAAAGGGCCCGTGAGACCCTTGCGACGTGCGCTGCAG GGTCTTGATCCGAGAACCATGGCCAGCATGTTCACGGATGCTAGATGCATAGGTGAGAAGAAGGTCAGTGGTGAGGATTGCTTCATACTCAAGCTCTGCACTGACCCGCATACACTGAAGGCACGGAGTGAAGGCCCAGCAGAGATCATAAGGCATGTTCTGTTCGGCTATTTCAACCAAAAGACAGGGCTTCTTGTCCAGATGGAAGACTCCCACCTGACCCGCATCCAGACGAACAGCGGTGACACAGTCTACTGGGAGACCACTATCAATTCCTTCCTCAACGATTACCGGCCTGTTGACGGTATCATGATCGCCCATTCAGGCCATTCCATAGTCACCCTTTTCAAGTTTGGGGAGATGGCCATGAGCCACACCAAGACAAGGATGGAAGAGGTGTGGACGATTGAGGAGGTTGCCTTCAACATCCCTGGTCTGTCGATGGACTGTTTCATCCCCCCTGCCGATATTAGATGTGGGTCCATCAGTGAGACCTGTGAGCTCCCTCATGGAGAGAGGGGGAAGACAGCTGCCGGAACTCATCGTTCCAAGGTAGCTGCTTTGGAGAAACCCAACAACAACCAGGATAACTTCAAATGGAAGGTTGAAGTCTAA